The window GAAAAAAGCATCTGAAACAAAAAAAACTGAAAAGCCAAAAGGTGAATTCAAAAATTATGCTGATATCATCAAAGCAGGGGTTAAATCGGATGATGGACTTTTTACCGTTCACCAAAAAGATGGTAAATTATATTACGAAATCCCTTTCGATAAATTAGAAAAGGATCTATTACTAGTAAGCAGAATAGTTAAATTACCTGATAATTTTGGTGGTGGTTATATTAATGCCGGTTCAAAGGTAAATGAACAAGTCGTTAGGTGGTACAAGCGTGATAAAAATATTGACCTTAAAGTAATCAGCTTTACCAATGAAAGTGACGAAGAAAGTCCAATATCAAAGTCTGTGGAAGCCAATAATTTCTTTCCTATTTTATTTAGCACTGAGATTGAAGCTATAAATCCCGACTCTACTGCTTATTTGGTCGATGTAAGTAAATTATACACTGACGAAGTTAGCGCTATTAATGCAATGTCTGATGGCTTAAGAAAAAGGTATAAAGTTAAAAGATTAGATAAAAATCGCTCTTACATAGAATCAGCTAATGCTTACCCTCAGAATATTGAAGTAAAACACTTAATGACCTATGATGCGGGGAATCCACCAGAAAGAGATCAGGCAGGAACTATAAGTATGCTACTCAACCAATCAATGATTTTACTTCCTGAAGATAAAATGAAACCTCGTTTAGCTGATGACAGAGTAGGTTGGTTTACCTTAGAAAAATATGATTACAATTCTGATGAATTAAAGTCAGACCGCTATGAATTAATAAGAAGATGGAGGTTAGTTCCTAAGGATATAGAAGCCTATAAAAGAGGTGAGTTGGTTGAACCGGTTAAGCCGATAGTATATTATTTAGATCCAGCTACTCCAGAAAAATGGAGACCTTACTTTATTCAAGGAATTGAAGATTGGAATGTAGCTTTTGAAGCGGCAGGATTTAAAAATGCAATCATTGCAAAAGAAGCCCCTAGTCCGGAAGAAGATCCTGATTTTAGTCCTGAAGACGTTCGATATTCAGTAGTTCGTTATGTAGCTAGTACAACACGTAATGCTGTAGGACCATCAGTAACGGATCCAAGAACAGGTGAGATTATTGAAAGTGATATCATCTGGTATCATAACCATTTAAGATCATACAGAAACAGGTTTATGATCGAAGCAGGAGCACAAACTGAAGCAGCCAGAACACTTCAAACTCCTGAAGAAGAAATTGGTGAAATGATGCGTATGGTGATTGCACATGAGGTAGGACATGCTATCGGTTTACCACACAATATGAAAGCAAGTTCAGCCTACCCTACCGACTCTTTAAGATCAGCAACTTTCACTCAAAAATATGGCCTCACTCCTTCTATTATGGATTATGCCCGAGTGAATTATGTAGCTCAGCCTGAAGATGAAGGCGTAAGATACATCAGAATGATGGGACCTTATGATAAGTATGCTATTAATTGGGGTTATCGCTATTTAGCAGATGCTGAAACCAAAGAAGATGAAAAGGCTACACTTGATGAATGGATTCTTGAAAAGGCTGGAAATCCATGGTATGAGTTTGGAAGCGGATATGGAGTAGCTGACCCAAGAGCTAATAGAGAGAGTTTGGGTGATGATCATGTTAAAGCCAGTGAATATGGCTTAGCCAATTTGAAGAAGGTAGTTCCAAACTTAGTTGAATGGACTTCTGAAGATGGAAAAGGATATGAAGAGCTTGCAGAAGTCTACAGAGAATTAGGTTATATGTGGTGGGGTTATAATCGCCATGTAATTGCCAATGTAGGTGGTGTTTATGAAACCAGAAAAACGTCAAATCAGGAAGGCGTAGTTTATGAGCATGTTCCTGCTGATATTCAACGTAATGCCGTTGCTTTCTTGAATGAACATACTTTCACTAATCATGAGTGGTTATTGAATAAAGATATACTCCAAAGAATAGAAGATGATGGAGCGATTGAGAGAGTAAAAGCCTTGCAAGTAAGAGCATTAAGCAGTCTTTTAGATGAAGATAGAATCCTTAGAATGATTGAAAATGAAAGCTTAAATGGAAATCAAGCTTATTCTGCTCTTGAAATGTTAGAAGATGTTAGAAGAGGAATATTCTCAGAATTATATAGAAGTCAATCAGTAGATGCCTACAGAAGAAATATCCAGAGAACTTATATTGATTTAGCGGCTGAAAAAATTGCTGAATTGGATGCAGAAAAGAATCAAGATAGTGATATCATCATTTCTGATATCATTCCATTAATGCGTGCTGAACTAAATCAACTAAAAACGGATATAAGCAGCAGAAGATATAGAACATCAGATCGAATGAGCAGAATTCATTATGATGATTTATTAGCAAGAATTGACAAAACATTTGCGGAGTAATTTATTTAAGCTTTTCCAAAACTCAAACTTTGGAAAAGCTTACTTCCTTTCCCTTTTAAGCCACTTAAAAATTCCTTTAATTTGCATCAAAATTCTACAAAATGGCTTTAAAAACATTCGTTAAAATATCTGAGGTAAATAATTTAAGTGATGCACGTTATTGTGCCGGCATGACGGTGAACTTAATGGGCTTTGACTTGCAAAAAGATAATCCTTCTTATGTGAGCCCTGAAAATTTCATGGAACTTACCGGTTGGGTATCAGGCCTTGAATTTGTAGGTGAATACGGTGATGCTTCAGAAGATGAGATTAAAGCCAGTATAAAAGACTATGAACTTCATTATTTACAAACGGATAATCCTGCCATCATTCCCCTTTTTAAGGATTACAAAAGAATTCTTCGTTTTGATATGGATAAAGTGACCGATGCTGAAGCCGTTAAAAACACCATGCAAGAAGTAGAGAATGAAGTAGAATTCTTCCTTTTTGAATCAGGCAATGGAAATCACTATAAGGAGAATGTGGTCAATCAAGTTTTGGATTTATCGAAAGACCACCCAGTTGTATTAGGTTTTAACATTGATGATAATAATGTAATGAGTTTGGTTGAAAACACCTCTATTAAAGGCATTTCATTAAAAGGTGGTGAAGAAATCAGACCAGGCTATAAAGACTTTGATGAACTAGCGGATATTCTAGAAACGCTAGAGATTGATGATACAGTAGAATAGTTGGAAGATTGAAGTTGTGTGTTTGAAGTTGGAAGATAGATCAGACTTATTATGTATTAAATTTTAGTTTTTTTTTAAAGATGTAACTAGCAATTGCTAAAATAGAAATGTGATAAATTGTGAGATTATTTCAGGATTGTACACCACCATACTATAGTATTAAAAGATCTTAAATATCATATATTACTTTGCAGATTAAAAATAAAAAGGGCTTTATAAGCCCTTTTTATTTTTTGGTTTATTTTTTTATTCAATTACAATATTGTAAAATGTATTACTAAAAGCAGAGCTTCCATCACCATTGTATCTCTGAACATAGATCATGTATGTTTCAACAGGAAGATCAGAAGGAATAACAATTTCCACTACGGAATCAGATATTCTGTTTCCAGTTCTCGCTTTCGTGGCAGTCCAGCCATCCATAAATCCAACAGTTACAGAACCTGTTCCTTCACCAAAGTTCTTACCGTTAATAATTAATTTATCACCTCTTTTAACTGTTAAGCTTTCTACACTGGCAATTATTGGATCGGTTGTTGTGTTTTCTTCAACATTTATTGTTTCACTTGCTGTTACTTCTGCACCATTTGTTTCTACTACTATAGTATATTCACCACTTTCAAGTAAAGGAGGTTGTACAACATATATTCTACCGTTGTCTTCTTAACGTATGTAAGCTTCGGTTCTCACATCATTTTTAACAAAGTATACTTTGTTTTCTCCCTCAATAAAGTTTCTTCCATTGATCCTTACGATAATATTATCATCATCTGTTGAGCTAACAAAATCAGAAATAGTTGGAGCTGGAGGCAGAATTTGCACATCACCCAGAACATATTTTTCATTTCTTATATATACAATAAATGAATAAGTACCTGTCTCAAAAGATACATTATTGGGTACATTAAATGAAAAACTTGTTTCTCCTTCGGACTCTAAAGAGGGGCCGGAACTGAAACCTTCTCTAGAAAATGAAACACTTATATCACTAAAATTCTTACCAGTTATTGTTACTAGTTCACCTTTTCTGAAAGATGTAGAAATCAAATCGTCAAATTCTGGCGTTGGTGCTGCCTCTAATTCAACTGTAACTTCATAGTCCTGAGTAGAACCATCTTCAGCCGTTACGGTATAATCTACTGAACCAAAAGAAAAATCTTCTGCAGTACTATTTTCAGGAGAAATAGTTGCTCCTTCTGAAATTTCTATAGTTGGTACCAAAGCAGTTAAGTCACTGGTATTCCAAGGTAATGTAAGTGTAATAGCCTTTGAATCTTCATTGATTACGCCATTAATAGTTGGAGTAAATGCTTCAAAAGCAAAAATTAAAATTGCTTTCTCTGTGCGTGGCTCATATCCTATAGAAGCAGTATACTCTACTTCCGTACCATCTTCAGCCACAACTGTAAAGATTACATCTTTCGAAAAATCTATTTCAGTTTCAGAAGCTGGAGTCACGGTTGCAAATTCTGAAATTTCAATTGTTGGAATTAATTTAGTTAGGTCATATTTTCTAGGTATAAGAGCAGTTATAGTTTTATTCTCTTCATCTATTGTTGCTGCTAATTCTGTCTCAAATCCTTTGAAAATAAAGGTGTCAATTATAGCTTCTGTGTTTTCTAACACATTTACAGTAACTGTATATTCAGCAACAGTACCATTCTCTGCTGTTACTGTATAGACTACCGGACTAGTAAAGTCTTGTGCAGTACCTGAAGCGGGTACAACAGTTGCTTTATCCGAAATAGAAATTTCAGGACTTAAATCGGTAATATCTGTGCCACTGGGTACATCTAATGAAATTGAAAATGCTTCTTCATTTATGACACCTGAAACAGGTGGATTCATGGATGTAATAGAGAATTCCTCAATTTTGTTCAATGGACTTTTTGCTTCCTCTTCCTCCGTACATTGGAAAAATGTTAAAGCAATTGCAGAGAATAAGCATATTCTCCATAAAAGGGATTTAATCATAATTGTATATTCTTATAGTTTATAAAATAGTGCGCGAAATTAACCGAATATCTGAAAATAAAAGCTTGAATTTTAATATAAATTAATTCAAAATCGAAAATTTATATAATCCTTAGAATAGTCAAAATTTTAAGCCTATGAGTTTAAAATTAGGTGGTATTTTCATTTTAGATAGAAAAATTTATCTTAATATTTAATGCATAAAAATATAATGAGATAACCGTTTAAAAGTTTAGGAATGAAAAAGCACACCATTATTTGCATATGGTGTGCTTTCAGTATTTTTACCTATTAAAAATGGTAATTAATATTTCTGCACTTTTATATCAACCAATACTCTAGTTGAATTAATGGCTTTTAACTTTATCGCTCCTTTTTTACCCTCTTCAGTTTCAAATGTGACAATTGCAGGGAAGTCCAAAGTCCCTATAGCATTATCATCATTAATCACTGTCAAGTCATCTAATACAGCATCATCTTCCATTTCATCAAATGAGGCTACTTCAAATCCATTTTCATAATTATGGACTTTAGTTTCTTTTGCATTTGGCACTACAATGTCGTCAAAGTTGTCTTTTGGTCCTTCAAAAAAGATAAAAGGTGAATTAGATCCTTTATAAAAAAGATTAATATTTGGTCCATTTTCTTCATCTATCTCAGTGTCTAAATACATTTCGTTTTCAGAAATGGAGTAAAATCTGCCTAATTCACTACTGCCCTCTTCCTGAGAAAATTCTAAATCTTTTATTTCTAATATGGCACTGTTTCCTTCTATAGTAATAGTTTCTTCACTACTACTTTCTTCAGTACCGGAGACTGCTTTAAGTGTTATGGTGAAGTCCCCTGCTTTGTCAACCGTAATGCCATTCGGTATTTCCTCAATTGAAGTTGAATCGCTACTGCCTTCACTAAAGCTCCATTCATAAGAGCTTGCTCCGGTAGACTCATTAGTTAGATTTAATACTGCATTTGGCGCTTCTCCCTCTATCTCAACACTAAATTTTGCTTCTAAGGGTTCCCCCTCTTTATCAGCTGTTTCACTTGAATCACAAGAATAGAGAGTAATTGCTAAAACAATTAATGCGTACTTAATTTTACTTATCATATAATTTAAATTAAAAGATTAATTGCAAACGTAACTATATGTTTAGGTTTGACAAAATATGTTGAAAAAGATTATTGACATGCAGCGGTAGTATATACTAAAACTCATATTTAGATATAAAACCGTAAAGTTACTTTAGGACGATACAAGTACTTTTATAGCAGATAGCATGCTTATTGCTTCGCTATGTGCGCTATGTGGTGGTGAAGAAATCAGACCGGGCTATAAAGACTTTGATGAACTAGCGGATATACTAGAAACGCTAGAGATAGATGATGCGGTAGAATAGTTGGAAGATGGAAGTTGGGTTTTTGAAGTTAGAAGATGGAAGTCGGATGTTGGATGATGGAAGAACAGTTCTGTATCATGCTTGTGACAAAAAAGGAAACGATTGCGCAAATGAAATTGAGTGAAAATGCTTTATGCCCATTTTCCGGGATCATCTCGGGTACCCAATACAGCTATTACGATTAACTCTTTTTGATCTACAATAAAATGGATAGCATAAGGAAAATGCTCTATTAAGGCTAGGCGGGTGTTTTTATATCTGACTTGATAATGAAGTGGATTTTGAGTAATTAGAAGTAATTTTTCCTCAATCTTTTCTAAAAAGCGTATACCTAGATTTTTCTGCTTATCCTCGTACCATTGAGATGATTCTAAAATATCAAGCTCAGCTTCAGGCCTAACAATTAAGCGATAATTCACAATTGATTTCTAATGCGATTTTTAACTTCTTCCCAACTTGATCCTTCAGAAGGATCAGTTTGATATGCTGCTAATCTTTCATCTAGTACTTTTTTATGTGCTTCACTTAAACCATAATCCTCTTCTTTCAGATTTGCCTGAACCATGGCATACATTAAATTGATGAGTCGTTCATCTGCTTGGTTAATGTATTCATGAAGTAGTTCCCTAATTTGAGCTGTACCCATAACCATTGTTTTCCTTTATGTAAAGATAACAATTTCATCTTCACATTTAGTTTCAAATATTAACTTTTATCCTAATGGATGGAACTGATGAACTTTTATTAATATTTGAAATGCTCACAAAGTTGTAAAAGTAGTGCGTATTTGCGAGTCGATTTGCATGTCTCGTTCTTATTTCACTTTACAGTTTTACATTATTGTCCTTATATAACATTACTAAGATAAATCGTCATATTTACCCATTTCTATACAAGGTAGTGATCCAGCCCTATATTTTCTAAGCCAAGGCCGTATACTTCCTTGGCTTTTACCCCATATTCACTTTGCGCTTCACTATAGCTGATATCACCTGTTTCAATTCTTCTACAGACCTCAAAAATTGTACTTTCACTGTATCTTATTCCCATGATTAGCTTTATTTGTGTAAAGCTATTTCAGGACAAGACAGCTTGTTATAAGCATCCTCGTTACAACCTAAAATCCGCAGGTAAACCCAAAAATAAGCCGTAAAATACTTATCTCTAAGACTTTACGGCTTCAGTGTTTTCACCTATATTGGTGATGCAAACAAACACTGATATGAAGGTAATAAATTCGAAACAGATCAGCCCATTTGGCGGTTTGAATTTTGTTATAAAAGCTCTTGACAACCGATCAATAGGTAGTACATTAAACAACGAACTTCCTGATTTACCCAAGCAAAGCCAATTTGATTGGAGGGATATAATTTATAATTTTTGGTCAATTTATTTTTGTGGTGGTGATTGTATAGAGGATCTGTCAGAGAACTTGAAGCATACATTGAAGGACAATCCTCTTCTGAGAAGTTGCAGTCCCGACAGCTTGTTAAAAAGAATGAAGGAGTTCTCTGTTCCTTCTCAGGAATTTGGTACACCCAGAGGCAACTCTGTACACCAATTCAGCATTAACGATAAGCTAAACGAACTTAACCTGAAATTATTAAACAAAGTAGACCGAATTAAGGATAGAGAGCATCCTGTTGTACTCGACTATGACAATACCTTGATTTTCACAGAAAAATCAGATGCTAAAATGACCTATAAAAAAGCATTTGGTTATGCGCCTGGCGTGGGCATAATTGAAGACAAGGTCGTGTATATTGAAAACAGAAATGGTAACAGTGATGCTCAAACTTTACAGCAGGATACATTGGCAAGGATGTTTTCCTTACTTAAAAAGCAGGGAGTCAAAGTAGATGTTTTTAGGGCTGATTCCGCTTCCTATCAATTATCGACTTTGCTTGAAGTTGTTGAAAATGTGGACAAGTTTTATATAAAAGCAAGAATGAACGCTCAACTCTACAGCACCATAGACACTATAGAAAACTGGGAAAAGATAGAGATAGCTGGCGAAGAGGCCTACAGGGCATCAATAGAATTTTCACCCTTCAAACAAGCCGCAAGCCGACTAAAATATCAAAAACCTTTAAAGAATTATAGATATGTTGTCACCAAAATCAAGAGAATTGATGGACAACTCAACCTGTTTACAGGCGAGGATTATACTTACAGTGCTATCATCACAAATGATAAAAATTTAAGCAATGATCAAGTGGTATTTTTTTATAATCAAAGGGGGAAAATCGAACGGGAATTTGATGCATTAAAAAACGATTTTGGATGGGGAAACTTACCATTCTCGAATTTAGAACATAATACCGTATTTCTGCTTTTTTCTGCAATATGTAAGAACTTATATACTCATATCATCAAAGAATTTTCAAAAAAGGTAAAGGGGTTAAAAGCCCATTTCAGGATAAAGAAGTTCATATTCAGATTTATATGCACTCCTGCCAAATGGGTTAAAAATGCCCGCTGCTGGAAGCTAAGGATATATGGAAACCTAGCATTTAAAACTTGATAACATTATAAAAATCACCACCCCACTTATTGAAATTTAAAATAAAGCTGATGAGTTAATGGGTTTATCATGACTAAAGTTTAAAATATCAGCAAGCAATTGGTGAAATCATTGCTACTAACTTAATTTTCCTTGAAACTTTTGGTTAGAAAAATGAAATCAATAAAAAATCAACTAAAATCGAATGCTATTTTCTAGACCTGCGGATTTTAGGTACAAACGAGGACGAGCTGGGCTGATCTGTCCTGTGTCTATCCTTTTACAAATCTCATAAATTGTACTTTCGATGTATTTTATTCCCATGATTAGCTTTATTTGTGTAAACCTATTTCAGGACAAGAAAACTATACCTTCTTAATAAATGGTCTAAGTACTTTTTTTAAATACAGAAATTCAGATTTGACCATTAGATAAAATATAGCACCCAACCCTAAAAGTGGAAACAAAGCAAAAAAGTTGTTATCTAAAATGAGAGAATTAACAATCAATAGTATACCAAAAAAGCCGAACCATATGAAACTAAAATAGGTAGGTCTTCCACTAATTACCATGTTATTATTATAGATAATGATTTTAAAACAAATCAGAATACTAAGAGGAATAGGAAATAGTGTAGCCCTATAAAGACGAATAGTTTCATTTGCCTCTACTCGAGATAGATACTCTTTTTTAGAGCTGAAACGAAAATTCTGGAAATCTGAATCCTGGCATTTTCTTGAAAGAAAAAGATCCTTTTGAAACACTGCGTTTTTAATCTCTTGCTTTTGAAAAATCATTTCTCAGTCTTTTTAACTTCGTAAGTTGTTTCGTATTCCCCCCTATTCCTCGTTTTTAACGTGGATTAGCAAAATATGAGTTTTTAACTCAATATCTATATTATTTTTAAAGAATCAACTAAAATTGAATTTACGATAAGGTTAAAATTTACCGCCTAGAGTATTAATAAGTTTATTCAATGTATCGCGAAAATTCACTATTTCCTCTTCAGAAACGGATTCATCTTGAAAAGAACCTATGATTTTCTCGGGGATCTTAACCGCTTTTTCTTTGAGCTTCTCTCCTGCTTTGGTTAAGGATACAATAACTGTTCTTTCATCTTCCTTCGAGCGAGTACGCTTAATGAATTCTTTAGATTCTAAGCGTTTTAATAATGGGGTTAAGGTGTTGGTCTCAAGCATCAAGCGCTCCCCTATTTTATTTACGGTTTGAGCGTTATGCTGCCACAACACCAACAACACTAAATATTGCGGATAAGTGATATCCAACTCCTTTAAATATGGAGTATATAATTTAGTAGTTAGCCTTGAGGCAGCATAAAGTGGAAAACAAATCTGGTTCTCCAAATACAATGATGCAAATTGATCATCCATAGATTATAATAACTTCTTAATGGTAGCTTCCATTTTTTCGGGCTTAGTAGTAGGCGAAAATCTTTTAACTGGATTTCCATTTTTATCAATAACGAATTTAGTAAAATTCCATTTTATAGCGCTTCCTAATAAGCCTCCTTTTAACTTGGTCTTCAAATATTTAAAAATAGGATGTGCATTATTTCCATTTACCTCAATTTTTTCAAACATAGGGAAACTCACGCCATAATTAAGCTGACAGAATTCCTGAATTTGTTCAGAATCCCCTGATTCCTGATTTGCAAATTGATTACAAGGGAAACCCAAAATTACTAAGCCATCATCCTTATATTTTTTATAAAGATTTTCTAATCCTTCATACTGCGGTGTTAAGCCACATTTACTAGCAGTATTCACTACTACAACAGTCTTATTTTCATAATCCTTCATCGACTGATTTTCACCATTCAGTCTTTTGGCTTCATAATTATAAAAGCTCATAATTTAGTATTTAGTTTTAGTTTTAAATAATTCCATCCTGCTGTAGACCATAAAGCCCAAATTACCAATATGGGTTGAAAAAACAATCTGATCAATCTTTTTTGATCCGTATCTAATCCAAAAGCATCTATACCATTTGTGTATTGCGAGATGTTACCAGGAAATATCAGTATATAAAATACAGCTAATGCTATTCCTACTTTTGCTTTATGTTTTGTTAAAAATATCATTAACACTCCTAAAGTAATCTCCACAACTCCTGATGATAACACCACAAAATCCATAAAAGCAGGATCTGTAGGTAGCCATCTAGGAACTTGAGCAAGAAACTCATCTCTTTGAAATGTTAAGTGACCAATTCCAGCAAACGTCATGAATGCCCCTAGTATAATTCTAAAAACATTTTGAATCGTATTTGTTTTCATAAGCTATAATTATTAATTAATCTTTTCCGTTTATATCGTATACGATACAAATTTAAAAATAGTTGAAATCATTTTGCAAAATCTTTAAAATTATAAGTCAAAATAAATTACTGTTGGCTGATTTCCTGCTCCACATTGTGGTACGAATTCAGGAAATAAATATCTAATAAAGCTTTAGGGCGAGCAAAAAACTCTCTAATGGTGACTTTAGCGGATGAATAAACGGGAACCTCAGCAGCTGAATATGCAATGGCATCTAGCTCATAATGTTGACTAATATACAAGGCTCTAAAAGCATGAAATTGCTGAGTAATGATGGTGACATTATTTTGATTAAATACTTCTTTACAGCGATAAACACTTTCTAAGGTTCTTAATCCAGCCGTATCGATTGAAATAACACTATCGGGAACACCTTTTTGCATTAAAGCATTCTTCATGTCATTAGGTTCATTATAATAACGTGTTCTATTATCTCCGCTTAATAATAGACCTTTAACCTTCCCACTATGATACAAATTAGCTGCGGCTTCAATTCTATTATCAAAAAAGCTATTGGCTTCTCCTTTCATGTTGCGTTTACTAGTTCCTAAAACTAAAGCAACATCTCTTTTGGGTATAATAGCTAAATCGTCATAGATATAACCTCTTGTTTTAGAAATTATAAACACATTTGCAATAATTGCAAATACAATTGCTGAAACAAATAATAATAAGCCTAGCTTGATAGAAAACTTAATCATGATTAATGCTGAGATTCAAATTCCTTAACGAAATAATTTTCATAATCGTCAGGTCGTGCCATGCACTTTTTATACCACCTCAAACGATAATCATCTTTTAATTGTGCATTAAATTGCCATTTTTCTACAGAAGCTCTCATTTTGCTGACCAAACTATATAAAGTTAATCCAGCAGCTACCGAAACATTATAGCTTTCTGTAAACCCATGCATAGGTAATCTGATAAAATCATCCGCTAAATCTTTTGCTTCCTCACTTATTCCATCTCTTTCATTCCCCATTACAATGGCTATAGGTTGGTCTAAAGATAAGGATTCTGGTGCACTAGCTTTTTCATTGGGGCTTGTTACTACTATTCTGTAACCTTTTGATTTGAGATCATTGAATACATCGACCGTGGGAGTTGCACTTTCAGGGTATTGATGCACATCCACCCATTTAATAGCTCCCCTACTTACGCCTCTACCTAATTTAAATGCATTTTCGTTTTCAATTACATGAAAATGTTGAATCCCTAAACATTCACCCGAACGAATAATAGCATTCGCATTATGAGGATCTCGTATGTCTTCCAGCACAACACGAATGTAATCCGTTCTATTATCCAATACATTTTCTATAAATTCCTTTCTTTCGTCAGATAAGAATTCAGAGAATTTATTAATTAGAAAATGCTTTAATTCTTTATTCATGATTTTAGAATAGACCTAACTGTTCTTTGTCCTCATCTATATTGAGATCAACTGAATCACCGCTCTTATATTCTTTCTCTTCTTTCTTACTCTCAATTAGTTTAACCTTTGTAACCTCATATTGCGACAGCTTATTTCCAATTGCTTTCCAGCCTTTCACATCTATAAGCATATCAAAATCATAAATCGCAGTCTCTTTTTCACGACCCTTTCCTTTACGGAATTCAATTTCTACTTGAGGCTCTTTGTCAGTGCTAACTATCGTTAAACTAGATTTTTTATGCTCTGATATAAATACGAAAGGCTTATTAAGCGTTCTGGTTTCAATTTGGAAGCGCTTTACATAGTAATTTTTAGAAGCGCCATCATAATAAACTGAAGAGATTACTCCATTAGGATCAAATTTTTCGATCAGTTGGACTTTTTCACCATCATAGCGATTTGTCAATTCATAATTAGTCAATTCATAAGAGCCATCTTTATACACCACCAATATATTATCATCGCCATGGAAAGAGCCTATAAGCTGGCCTCTTTCGTCCGTATTTAACTTTCCAACAGATTCATCATAATATACTTTCAAGCCACCAAAGCTACTTTCACCCAGTAATTTGAATTCGATTTTCTTTACAGGGTATTTAGTGAGGATATTTCCTCCTGCACTTCTTCCTTTAATTTCTAGTTCAGCGAAATCGAAATCGAATACTTTAACTCTTGCTCTACACGCATTTGAAAGTTTCACATTGATAACTTCTGATTCACCATTAGGCCGTGCTTCTAAATACAATACTTTAGAACCTTTCGCTTTTTTAGTGAGATCATATTCTCTATCACGTGTAACAGATAAAACCTGGAATCTTTTCACCATAGTTCTACCTGTTTTTCCGTCTAAATAAGCCGCATTATACACTCTACGCTCATCATTTTTACGGAAAATATCTACATGAATAATATCCTTACCTACAAATACCTTTTCATCAATTTTCACTACTTTGTAGGTTCCATCCCTTTTAAAGGCTATCACATCATCTAAGTCTGAACAGTCCGTAACAAACTCA is drawn from Marivirga arenosa and contains these coding sequences:
- a CDS encoding addiction module protein → MGTAQIRELLHEYINQADERLINLMYAMVQANLKEEDYGLSEAHKKVLDERLAAYQTDPSEGSSWEEVKNRIRNQL
- a CDS encoding DUF5018 domain-containing protein yields the protein MIKSLLWRICLFSAIALTFFQCTEEEEAKSPLNKIEEFSITSMNPPVSGVINEEAFSISLDVPSGTDITDLSPEISISDKATVVPASGTAQDFTSPVVYTVTAENGTVAEYTVTVNVLENTEAIIDTFIFKGFETELAATIDEENKTITALIPRKYDLTKLIPTIEISEFATVTPASETEIDFSKDVIFTVVAEDGTEVEYTASIGYEPRTEKAILIFAFEAFTPTINGVINEDSKAITLTLPWNTSDLTALVPTIEISEGATISPENSTAEDFSFGSVDYTVTAEDGSTQDYEVTVELEAAPTPEFDDLISTSFRKGELVTITGKNFSDISVSFSREGFSSGPSLESEGETSFSFNVPNNVSFETGTYSFIVYIRNEKYVLGDVQILPPAPTISDFVSSTDDDNIIVRINGRNFIEGENKVYFVKNDVRTEAYIR
- a CDS encoding type II toxin-antitoxin system RelE/ParE family toxin; its protein translation is MNYRLIVRPEAELDILESSQWYEDKQKNLGIRFLEKIEEKLLLITQNPLHYQVRYKNTRLALIEHFPYAIHFIVDQKELIVIAVLGTRDDPGKWA
- a CDS encoding zinc-dependent metalloprotease; translated protein: MKQLLFVLSISMLFSYQTANAQLFGKKKKASETKKTEKPKGEFKNYADIIKAGVKSDDGLFTVHQKDGKLYYEIPFDKLEKDLLLVSRIVKLPDNFGGGYINAGSKVNEQVVRWYKRDKNIDLKVISFTNESDEESPISKSVEANNFFPILFSTEIEAINPDSTAYLVDVSKLYTDEVSAINAMSDGLRKRYKVKRLDKNRSYIESANAYPQNIEVKHLMTYDAGNPPERDQAGTISMLLNQSMILLPEDKMKPRLADDRVGWFTLEKYDYNSDELKSDRYELIRRWRLVPKDIEAYKRGELVEPVKPIVYYLDPATPEKWRPYFIQGIEDWNVAFEAAGFKNAIIAKEAPSPEEDPDFSPEDVRYSVVRYVASTTRNAVGPSVTDPRTGEIIESDIIWYHNHLRSYRNRFMIEAGAQTEAARTLQTPEEEIGEMMRMVIAHEVGHAIGLPHNMKASSAYPTDSLRSATFTQKYGLTPSIMDYARVNYVAQPEDEGVRYIRMMGPYDKYAINWGYRYLADAETKEDEKATLDEWILEKAGNPWYEFGSGYGVADPRANRESLGDDHVKASEYGLANLKKVVPNLVEWTSEDGKGYEELAEVYRELGYMWWGYNRHVIANVGGVYETRKTSNQEGVVYEHVPADIQRNAVAFLNEHTFTNHEWLLNKDILQRIEDDGAIERVKALQVRALSSLLDEDRILRMIENESLNGNQAYSALEMLEDVRRGIFSELYRSQSVDAYRRNIQRTYIDLAAEKIAELDAEKNQDSDIIISDIIPLMRAELNQLKTDISSRRYRTSDRMSRIHYDDLLARIDKTFAE
- the trpF gene encoding phosphoribosylanthranilate isomerase, with product MALKTFVKISEVNNLSDARYCAGMTVNLMGFDLQKDNPSYVSPENFMELTGWVSGLEFVGEYGDASEDEIKASIKDYELHYLQTDNPAIIPLFKDYKRILRFDMDKVTDAEAVKNTMQEVENEVEFFLFESGNGNHYKENVVNQVLDLSKDHPVVLGFNIDDNNVMSLVENTSIKGISLKGGEEIRPGYKDFDELADILETLEIDDTVE